In Opitutus sp. ER46, a single genomic region encodes these proteins:
- a CDS encoding glycosyl hydrolase, whose protein sequence is MHLDRREFIKLGSLTGVALLVAPGRVAAEAAGGGLAADAADALAAGFERVPAAARAGVYWWWLDGRVDREGITRDLEAFAAKGVGEVLLVNSVNFGPSNVPPDAVPFLSPAWRELYRHALREARRLGIEVGVNLSGGWCMGGPWVPPRLAGRWFLQSRLTVEGPQRFTGQLPLPGHRDGYDKVFNPPGFKEYIDLPLEQLDYRDTAVVAVPEPAAGGVRFDAERTALLPAKTNRRDASNFTRARDVMGPANRPLPAAPGDRPVPVDQVVDLTAKMDADGRLTWDVPPGRWTIVRTGHRMTGSRLMIAPKEGDGLSIGWLDRAGVELQFEQLGKLLLEDAAAAGTRLSYFCDDSFEDGFPNWTEKIVAQFRRYRGYDPVPYLPVLAGYIIGSADVADRFLHDYRKTVADLMADEHYGRFAELCHAHGLQVQNEAAGPSRSGTMCMDGLKNLGRSDRPMGEFWLGLRHDEPGGLDPKLGYGVTRLEDQQNKVTKMVSSAAHIYGRRTASAEAFTTGRHWLDAPGTLKPAADRAFCEGINRLIVHESTAVRDRDGKPGHEYYAGSHFNRNQTWWPLVGPFLDYLGRCHFLLQQGLFVADVLAYTGDGAPNVAEPKRALPGLGAGYDYDQCNAEVLLTRATVRDGRIVLPDGMSYRLLLLPDTDRMPREIAAKIRELVRAGATVVGPTPRQDPGLDAYPACDDEVKAIAAEVWGPCDGKAVKTHTCGRGRVFWGVAPRDILAADGVGPDFAFTGGKAWIDFVHRQTPEAEIYFVANRNDRPESGEASFRVAGLTPEIWDPVTGARLKPAAVRSAAGQAVIPLMFAPHQAFFVVFRHAKAAPTTGAVLPLELPVAQEVSGPWRVQFDRAWGGPAEVEFAALTDWTQRPEEGIRFYSGLATYRKRLAFDRELAPGERLFLDLGVVKSIAQVRLNGVELGVVWTAPWRVEITAALRRGENELEIDVANLWPNRLIGDAQRPPEARLTRTNIPLDPKAKLLPSGLLGPVRLTRR, encoded by the coding sequence ATGCATCTCGATCGACGTGAATTCATCAAACTGGGATCCCTGACCGGAGTGGCGCTGCTCGTGGCGCCCGGCCGCGTGGCGGCGGAGGCGGCGGGCGGCGGGCTGGCCGCGGATGCCGCCGATGCGCTGGCCGCCGGGTTCGAGCGGGTGCCGGCGGCCGCTCGGGCCGGCGTGTACTGGTGGTGGCTCGACGGCCGGGTGGACCGGGAGGGCATCACGCGCGACCTCGAGGCCTTCGCGGCCAAGGGCGTCGGTGAGGTGCTGCTGGTCAACTCGGTCAACTTCGGGCCCTCGAACGTGCCGCCGGACGCGGTGCCGTTCCTGTCGCCGGCGTGGCGCGAGCTGTACCGGCACGCGCTGCGTGAGGCGCGCCGGTTGGGCATCGAGGTGGGCGTCAACCTGAGCGGCGGCTGGTGCATGGGCGGGCCGTGGGTGCCACCGCGGCTGGCGGGTCGGTGGTTCCTGCAGTCGCGACTGACGGTCGAGGGGCCGCAGCGTTTCACGGGCCAGCTGCCGCTGCCGGGCCACCGCGATGGCTACGACAAGGTTTTCAATCCGCCGGGCTTCAAGGAGTACATCGACCTTCCGCTCGAGCAGCTTGACTACCGCGACACCGCCGTGGTGGCGGTGCCGGAGCCGGCGGCGGGCGGCGTCCGCTTCGACGCCGAACGCACGGCGTTGCTGCCGGCCAAGACCAACCGGCGCGACGCGTCGAACTTCACGCGGGCGCGCGACGTCATGGGCCCGGCGAACCGGCCGCTGCCGGCGGCGCCCGGGGACCGGCCGGTGCCCGTCGACCAAGTGGTGGACCTGACGGCGAAGATGGACGCTGACGGTCGTCTCACCTGGGACGTGCCGCCGGGGCGCTGGACGATTGTGCGCACGGGCCATCGCATGACCGGCTCGCGCCTGATGATCGCGCCGAAGGAGGGCGACGGGCTCTCGATTGGCTGGCTGGATCGGGCCGGCGTGGAGCTGCAGTTCGAACAGCTGGGCAAGCTGCTGCTCGAGGACGCGGCGGCGGCGGGCACGCGGTTAAGCTACTTCTGCGACGACAGCTTCGAGGACGGGTTTCCGAACTGGACGGAGAAGATCGTCGCGCAGTTCCGGCGCTATCGCGGTTACGATCCGGTGCCGTACCTGCCGGTGCTGGCGGGCTACATCATTGGCAGCGCGGACGTGGCCGACCGTTTTCTGCACGATTACCGCAAGACCGTCGCCGACCTGATGGCGGACGAGCACTACGGCCGTTTCGCCGAGCTCTGCCATGCGCATGGCCTGCAGGTGCAGAACGAGGCGGCAGGACCGAGCCGCTCCGGCACGATGTGCATGGATGGGTTGAAAAACCTGGGGCGGAGCGACCGCCCGATGGGCGAGTTCTGGCTCGGGCTGCGGCACGATGAACCCGGCGGGCTGGATCCGAAGCTCGGCTACGGCGTCACGCGGCTGGAGGACCAGCAGAACAAGGTGACGAAGATGGTCTCGTCCGCCGCGCACATCTACGGCCGGCGCACGGCCTCGGCGGAGGCGTTCACCACCGGCCGCCACTGGCTCGATGCGCCCGGCACGCTGAAGCCGGCGGCGGACCGCGCGTTTTGCGAGGGCATCAACCGACTGATCGTGCACGAGTCCACCGCGGTGCGGGACCGCGACGGCAAGCCCGGGCACGAGTACTACGCCGGCTCGCATTTCAACCGGAACCAGACCTGGTGGCCGCTGGTGGGACCGTTCCTGGATTACCTCGGGCGGTGCCACTTCCTGCTGCAGCAGGGACTCTTCGTGGCCGACGTGCTCGCGTACACCGGCGATGGCGCGCCGAACGTCGCCGAACCGAAACGCGCGCTGCCGGGATTGGGCGCGGGCTATGACTACGATCAGTGCAACGCCGAGGTGCTGCTCACGCGCGCCACGGTGCGCGACGGTCGCATCGTGTTGCCCGACGGCATGAGCTATCGGCTGCTGCTGTTGCCGGACACCGACCGGATGCCGCGCGAGATTGCGGCGAAGATCCGCGAACTCGTCCGCGCCGGTGCGACCGTGGTGGGTCCGACGCCCCGGCAGGATCCGGGGCTCGATGCGTATCCGGCCTGCGACGACGAGGTGAAGGCGATCGCGGCCGAGGTTTGGGGCCCGTGCGATGGCAAGGCAGTCAAAACCCACACATGCGGCCGGGGGCGGGTGTTCTGGGGCGTGGCGCCGCGGGACATTCTCGCGGCCGACGGCGTGGGCCCGGACTTCGCGTTCACCGGCGGGAAAGCCTGGATCGACTTCGTGCACCGGCAGACGCCGGAGGCGGAGATCTACTTCGTGGCGAACCGCAATGATCGACCAGAGTCGGGCGAGGCGAGTTTCCGCGTCGCCGGGCTCACGCCCGAGATTTGGGACCCCGTCACGGGGGCGCGTCTGAAACCGGCCGCCGTGCGCAGTGCGGCGGGGCAGGCGGTCATCCCGCTGATGTTCGCGCCGCACCAGGCGTTCTTCGTCGTGTTTCGCCACGCCAAGGCGGCGCCGACGACCGGAGCGGTGCTGCCGCTCGAGCTGCCCGTGGCGCAGGAGGTTTCCGGGCCATGGCGCGTGCAGTTCGATCGCGCGTGGGGCGGACCGGCCGAGGTCGAGTTCGCGGCCCTCACCGATTGGACGCAGCGTCCGGAGGAGGGCATCCGCTTCTATTCCGGCCTCGCGACCTATCGGAAACGCCTGGCTTTCGACCGCGAGCTCGCGCCGGGCGAGCGGCTGTTCCTCGACTTGGGCGTGGTAAAATCGATCGCGCAGGTGCGGCTCAACGGCGTCGAGCTTGGCGTGGTCTGGACGGCGCCGTGGCGCGTGGAGATCACCGCGGCACTGCGTCGCGGCGAGAACGAGCTCGAGATCGACGTGGCGAACCTCTGGCCCAACCGCCTCATCGGCGACGCCCAGCGTCCGCCGGAGGCGCGCCTCACGCGCACCAACATTCCGCTCGACCCGAAGGCGAAGCTCCTGCCGTCCGGCCTGCTCGGCCCGGTCCGGCTCACGCGAAGGTAA
- a CDS encoding sugar-binding domain-containing protein, which yields MANDYSDDQLRMVARLYYIDGMGQSDVARFAKVSQAKVSRLLALARERGIVRITIADYNPRRPELERELERRFGFGTVIVIKSNEGSDLASLRRSVGHFGASLVDEMIQPRDTVAVAGGRTLQELAQNLPEGGNKALTIVQAMGSVDSQISTVDSQEVGRLVAQRLGGKFLAMNTPAFIPTKRTRDALLALPQVSSVHQELDRANVALVGLGTLSNSVFVERGTVAATMARELERAGAIGEICGRFIDAEGRECDTGWRDRVISVELDQLRRMPQVVAVVSGADRTSAICAAVKGGLVKSLLIDEIGAAALLGTAPAEPEAKPRAARRAGR from the coding sequence ATGGCGAATGATTATTCAGACGACCAGCTCCGCATGGTGGCGCGGCTCTACTACATCGATGGCATGGGCCAGAGCGATGTGGCGCGTTTCGCCAAGGTGTCGCAGGCCAAGGTCTCGCGCCTGTTGGCGCTGGCGCGCGAGCGCGGCATCGTCCGGATCACCATCGCCGACTACAATCCCCGCCGGCCGGAGCTGGAGCGGGAGCTCGAGCGCCGCTTCGGTTTCGGCACCGTCATCGTCATCAAGTCTAACGAGGGCTCGGACCTGGCCTCGCTCCGCCGCTCCGTCGGCCACTTCGGCGCCAGCCTGGTCGATGAGATGATCCAGCCCCGGGACACGGTCGCCGTGGCCGGCGGCCGCACCCTGCAGGAGCTGGCGCAAAACCTGCCCGAGGGCGGCAACAAGGCGCTCACGATCGTCCAGGCGATGGGCAGCGTCGATTCCCAGATCAGCACGGTGGACTCGCAGGAGGTCGGCCGGCTCGTGGCGCAGCGCCTGGGCGGCAAGTTCCTCGCAATGAACACGCCCGCCTTCATCCCGACCAAGCGCACGCGTGACGCCCTGCTCGCGCTGCCCCAGGTGAGCAGCGTGCACCAGGAACTCGACCGAGCGAATGTGGCGCTCGTTGGCCTCGGTACCCTTTCCAACTCGGTGTTCGTCGAACGCGGCACCGTCGCCGCCACGATGGCCCGCGAGCTCGAACGCGCCGGCGCCATCGGCGAGATCTGCGGCCGGTTCATCGACGCCGAGGGTCGCGAATGCGACACCGGCTGGCGCGACCGCGTGATCAGCGTGGAGCTCGATCAGCTCCGCCGCATGCCACAGGTCGTGGCGGTGGTCTCTGGCGCCGATCGCACGTCGGCCATCTGCGCCGCCGTCAAGGGCGGCCTGGTAAAGTCGCTCCTGATCGACGAGATCGGCGCCGCTGCGCTCCTCGGCACCGCGCCCGCGGAGCCTGAGGCCAAGCCGCGCGCGGCGCGGCGGGCAGGGCGTTGA
- a CDS encoding TonB-dependent receptor plug domain-containing protein produces the protein MKFLRVPLCLGLTLLAASRLGAQTSAASPNPPAAAAAAEESIVLSPFVVSSERDNGYAATDSLAGTRLRTSLKDIAASVSVVTKDFLDDLGATGAAELLVYTTGTEVVGIGGNYSGSTQETAAQTFDPVRESTSPSNRVRGLAGADQTRNYFLTPGIPFDAYNTQSATINRGPNAILFGFGSPGGIVESTLIAPQFKNKGQVQARMGSYDSYRLSLDLERVLLKDKLAVRVAMLRDNKHYEQEYTFREQNRYFGAVTYKPFKGTTIRVNGELGYHDQRLPRVDPPVDSMTSWWTYGKLSRDNNFTSTATKNFQRANNLDGMAGNWSQNVGLIYDDPSNPIPTDAWVPYANAPGITYRFLAPRSSQEIAANITKDPLAGFMVGKQLTDRSIFDYRSQLLDGPNSGTWMDFDTENIAVEQLLFGGDVGFELVYDRQSADSDMLRGISNSYRGNNIFIDVNTVTADGRANPNFGRPFIASNGYFNRYENLFESGRATVFAKHDFARRGHSLWRRILGTQTLTGMYSTLNREQFTLGGYPQVVAPSFRDGLNGNTISTSRKVSSVVYLGPSLANAATPAGANLRGVSTVLLVPFSVPVMVENVNTGYKWVRQDVQTYTYPNDLEYLVTSNSATSNKAGSSVAVWQGNWWNNLLVSTLGWRRDRVVSAVANSSETNPDTGGRYLAHAELPPGIVTRESTFSHGLALHLPAKWLSRLPGQPGLSFYYNSSENFDVTAGVRRNILGDYLPPQTGDTKEYGIGLRAFDEKFILRVTRYETTQDNMTDTRVSGVLNRVVDLESRITASLPKQFLDSIGYVGFDSPSASPTFKRYLDNYKFTVGAVEADGTRDATYTGAPSGTVELTSSVSKGWEIETVINPTRSLRLSANVAQQEAVRGDTSPILTALVAERLKQWQLPALWPLTLAGGVQRVDSYATQYMTNPLTTAKLSAGERTPELREWRANGVANYTFGRNTWLKGWAIGGAARWQDKVAIGYPVINDPVLGLVTDVKHPFMGSDQITYDGWINYSRKIFGGRVGWKIQLNVRNILNDNLLIPVKANPVYVGDLSTRDVAAWRIGEERTWEVTSTFTF, from the coding sequence ATGAAATTCCTCCGCGTTCCCCTCTGCCTCGGGCTGACCTTGCTGGCGGCCAGCCGCCTCGGTGCCCAGACCTCCGCCGCCTCGCCCAATCCGCCCGCCGCCGCGGCTGCCGCGGAGGAGTCCATCGTGCTCAGCCCGTTCGTCGTCTCCTCGGAGCGCGACAACGGCTATGCCGCCACGGACTCGTTGGCCGGCACCCGACTGCGCACCAGCCTGAAGGACATCGCCGCCTCCGTGAGCGTGGTCACCAAGGACTTTCTCGACGACTTGGGTGCGACCGGCGCGGCCGAGTTGCTGGTGTACACCACGGGCACGGAAGTCGTTGGCATCGGCGGCAACTACTCGGGTTCCACTCAGGAGACGGCCGCGCAGACCTTCGATCCGGTGCGCGAATCGACCAGCCCGTCGAATCGCGTCCGCGGCCTCGCCGGGGCGGACCAGACGCGCAACTACTTCCTCACGCCGGGCATCCCGTTCGACGCGTACAACACCCAGAGCGCCACCATCAACCGTGGCCCCAACGCCATCCTCTTCGGCTTCGGCAGCCCTGGCGGCATCGTCGAGAGCACGCTCATCGCGCCGCAGTTCAAAAACAAGGGCCAGGTCCAGGCGCGCATGGGCAGCTACGACTCCTACCGCCTGTCACTCGACCTCGAGCGCGTGCTGCTGAAGGACAAGCTCGCGGTGCGCGTCGCCATGCTGCGCGACAACAAGCACTACGAGCAGGAATACACCTTCCGGGAGCAGAACCGCTATTTCGGCGCGGTGACCTACAAGCCTTTCAAGGGCACGACGATCCGCGTCAACGGCGAGCTCGGTTACCATGATCAGCGCCTGCCGCGCGTCGATCCGCCGGTCGACAGCATGACCAGCTGGTGGACGTACGGGAAACTCTCCCGCGACAACAACTTTACGTCGACCGCGACGAAGAACTTCCAGCGCGCCAACAACCTCGACGGCATGGCGGGCAACTGGTCCCAGAACGTCGGCCTGATCTACGACGATCCGTCGAACCCGATCCCGACCGACGCCTGGGTGCCCTACGCCAACGCCCCCGGCATCACCTACCGCTTCCTCGCGCCGCGCAGCTCACAGGAGATCGCCGCCAACATCACCAAGGATCCGCTGGCCGGCTTCATGGTCGGCAAGCAACTGACCGACCGCTCGATCTTCGACTACCGCAGCCAGCTCCTGGACGGCCCGAACAGCGGCACCTGGATGGACTTCGACACCGAGAACATCGCGGTCGAGCAGCTCCTCTTCGGCGGCGACGTCGGCTTCGAGCTCGTCTACGACCGCCAGAGCGCCGACTCCGACATGCTGCGCGGCATCAGCAACAGCTACCGCGGCAACAACATCTTCATCGACGTGAACACCGTCACGGCCGACGGTCGCGCCAACCCAAACTTCGGCCGTCCTTTCATCGCGTCCAACGGCTACTTCAACCGCTACGAAAACCTCTTCGAGTCCGGCCGCGCCACGGTCTTCGCCAAGCACGATTTTGCCCGCCGCGGCCACAGCCTGTGGCGCCGGATCCTCGGCACCCAGACGCTCACCGGCATGTACTCCACGCTGAACCGCGAGCAGTTCACGCTCGGCGGTTATCCGCAGGTCGTCGCGCCCTCCTTCCGTGACGGTCTCAACGGCAACACCATCTCGACCAGCCGCAAGGTCTCCAGCGTCGTCTACCTCGGGCCGTCCCTCGCCAATGCCGCCACGCCCGCCGGCGCCAACCTCCGCGGCGTCAGCACCGTCCTGCTGGTTCCGTTCTCCGTCCCGGTGATGGTCGAGAATGTGAATACCGGATACAAGTGGGTGCGCCAGGACGTGCAGACCTACACGTACCCGAACGACCTCGAGTACCTCGTCACGAGCAACAGCGCCACGTCCAACAAGGCCGGCTCGTCCGTCGCCGTCTGGCAGGGCAACTGGTGGAACAACCTGCTCGTCTCCACCCTCGGCTGGCGGCGCGACCGCGTCGTCAGCGCCGTCGCGAACAGCTCGGAGACCAATCCCGACACCGGCGGCCGCTATCTGGCCCATGCCGAACTGCCGCCGGGCATCGTGACCCGGGAGTCGACCTTTAGCCACGGCCTGGCGCTGCACCTGCCGGCGAAATGGCTCAGCCGGCTCCCCGGCCAGCCCGGCCTCTCGTTCTACTACAACAGCTCGGAGAACTTCGACGTCACCGCCGGCGTCCGCCGCAACATCCTCGGCGACTACCTGCCGCCGCAGACGGGCGACACCAAGGAGTACGGCATCGGCCTGCGCGCCTTCGACGAGAAGTTCATCCTGCGCGTGACGCGCTACGAGACGACGCAGGACAACATGACCGACACTCGCGTTTCCGGCGTGCTCAACCGCGTCGTCGACCTCGAGTCCCGCATCACCGCCTCGCTCCCCAAGCAGTTTCTCGACTCGATCGGCTATGTCGGCTTCGACAGCCCGTCGGCCTCGCCGACGTTCAAGCGCTACCTCGACAACTACAAGTTCACGGTCGGCGCGGTGGAGGCGGACGGCACGCGCGACGCCACGTACACCGGCGCGCCGTCGGGCACGGTCGAGCTTACCAGCTCGGTCTCCAAGGGCTGGGAAATTGAAACCGTCATCAACCCGACCCGCAGCCTGCGCCTCTCGGCCAACGTCGCCCAGCAGGAGGCGGTGCGCGGCGACACCAGCCCGATCCTCACCGCGCTCGTGGCGGAGCGGCTGAAGCAGTGGCAGCTCCCCGCGCTCTGGCCGCTCACCCTCGCGGGCGGCGTGCAGCGCGTCGACTCGTACGCCACGCAGTACATGACCAACCCGCTGACCACGGCGAAGCTCTCCGCCGGTGAGCGCACGCCCGAGCTGCGTGAGTGGCGCGCCAACGGCGTCGCCAACTACACCTTCGGCCGCAACACCTGGCTCAAGGGTTGGGCCATCGGCGGCGCCGCCCGCTGGCAGGACAAGGTTGCCATCGGGTATCCGGTCATCAACGACCCGGTGCTCGGCCTCGTCACCGATGTGAAGCATCCGTTCATGGGTTCGGACCAGATCACCTACGATGGCTGGATCAACTACTCGCGGAAGATCTTCGGCGGCCGCGTCGGCTGGAAGATCCAGCTCAACGTCCGCAACATCCTGAACGACAACCTGCTCATCCCCGTGAAGGCCAACCCGGTCTACGTCGGCGATCTCTCCACCCGTGATGTCGCGGCGTGGCGAATCGGCGAGGAACGCACCTGGGAAGTCACCTCCACGTTCACCTTCTAG
- a CDS encoding glycosyl hydrolase produces the protein MPSARMLTETLSCWVRRTAITGSLLVLPLAMRAAPSGPPAAAPTLAAPAPADALAQGFVRPADAARPVVFWWWFNSHVNRAGITRDLEQFRAKGIAGVVLINTSTGFGAGAIPRGPAFLSPEWRALYRHALDEAARLGLEVGVNLSTGWCMGGAWIKPEDSGRWYLQAQTVVTGPTHFAGVLPRPGNRAGYDNARQLQVKNFVDLPLAQADYRDTAIIAYPEPDPAAARVAGDRLAALPAKANRLDGSSHLTADEVMRPPLAPWAAAAGDQPVAPAAIVDLTARVDATGRLEWDVPPGRWVILRTGHRMTGARTLYALPEAEGLEIDWLNERGVDAQFDHLGKILLAEAGPHAGRTLRYFHEDSFEDGFPNWTDNFLARFRQLRGYDATPYLPVLSGVLVGSAEISDRFLYDYRRTVADLMADAHYGRLAERSHAVGLEVQNEAAGPSWSGTMGMDALKNLGRSDRPMGEFWQDNYRFVQDGQNQVTKMVATAAHIYGRRTASAEAFTTFAHWSDDPAALKPTADRAFCEGINRIVFHTSTATRPEDGKPGYEYGAGTHFNPNITWWEQAGAFVEYLSRCQHLLQAGHFVADVLYYNGDAAPNLVRPRHTPADLGPGYDYDVANTEVLLTRLAVRDGRLVLPDGMTYRLLVLPESETLPVEVARKLRELVRAGATVIGPKPVRAPGLRDFPACDAEVRTIAAELWGPADGHAVTANPVGAGRVYWGRTAREVLAADGIGPALRYDESAGSLDHVQRTLPDAEVFFVVNRNARADRVAVTFRVAGRVPELWDPVTGEIRPLPVFSVAGNETTVPLEFAPHQSWFVVFRARPSTPASAAADAAAGNFAAWRPRQTLDGAWRVRFDPRWGGPGEVTFPSLTDWIQSRDEGVRYYSGTATYRKTFRWDGTRAAGSQLFLELGTVKNLATVRLNGRALGTVWCAPWRVDVTTALRSGDNELEIDITNLWPNRLIGDKYLPAAKRLTRTNIPLADAAALLPSGLLGPVTLTEATVAE, from the coding sequence ATGCCTTCCGCTCGTATGCTGACCGAGACCCTCAGCTGCTGGGTGCGCCGCACCGCCATCACGGGCAGCCTGCTCGTGCTCCCGCTGGCGATGCGCGCGGCGCCATCCGGCCCGCCGGCTGCGGCCCCGACCCTTGCGGCGCCCGCGCCCGCTGACGCCCTGGCCCAGGGTTTCGTCCGCCCGGCGGATGCGGCGCGGCCAGTGGTGTTCTGGTGGTGGTTCAACAGCCACGTGAACCGGGCGGGCATCACCCGCGACCTCGAGCAGTTCCGGGCCAAGGGCATCGCCGGCGTCGTGTTGATCAACACGTCCACCGGCTTCGGCGCGGGCGCGATCCCCCGTGGCCCGGCGTTTCTCTCGCCGGAGTGGCGGGCGCTGTACCGCCATGCGCTCGACGAGGCGGCCCGGCTCGGGCTCGAAGTGGGCGTGAATCTCAGCACCGGCTGGTGCATGGGCGGCGCCTGGATCAAGCCCGAGGACTCCGGTCGCTGGTACCTGCAGGCGCAGACGGTCGTGACCGGGCCGACGCACTTTGCCGGCGTGCTGCCGCGGCCGGGCAACCGGGCGGGCTACGACAACGCGCGGCAGCTTCAGGTGAAGAACTTCGTCGACCTGCCGCTCGCGCAGGCCGACTACCGGGACACCGCGATCATCGCGTATCCCGAGCCGGATCCCGCGGCCGCGCGCGTGGCCGGCGATCGTCTCGCGGCGTTGCCGGCAAAGGCCAACCGGCTCGACGGGAGCAGCCACCTCACGGCGGACGAAGTCATGCGCCCGCCGCTGGCCCCGTGGGCCGCCGCCGCGGGCGACCAGCCCGTGGCGCCCGCGGCCATCGTGGATCTCACCGCGCGGGTTGACGCGACCGGCCGGCTGGAGTGGGACGTCCCCCCCGGCCGCTGGGTCATTCTCCGCACGGGCCACCGCATGACCGGCGCCCGCACGCTCTACGCGCTCCCCGAGGCGGAGGGACTCGAGATCGACTGGCTGAATGAACGCGGGGTCGACGCGCAGTTCGATCACCTCGGCAAGATCCTGCTGGCGGAGGCGGGACCGCACGCGGGACGAACGCTCCGGTATTTTCATGAGGACAGCTTCGAGGACGGGTTCCCCAACTGGACCGACAACTTCCTCGCGCGCTTCCGGCAGTTGCGGGGCTACGATGCCACGCCGTACCTGCCCGTGCTCAGCGGGGTCCTCGTCGGCAGCGCGGAGATCTCCGACCGTTTTCTGTACGACTATCGCCGCACCGTGGCCGACCTGATGGCCGACGCGCACTACGGGCGCCTTGCCGAGCGCAGCCATGCCGTTGGCCTCGAGGTGCAGAACGAGGCGGCCGGGCCCAGTTGGTCCGGGACGATGGGGATGGACGCGCTGAAGAACCTCGGCCGCAGCGACCGCCCGATGGGTGAGTTCTGGCAGGACAACTACCGCTTCGTGCAGGACGGCCAGAACCAGGTGACAAAGATGGTGGCAACCGCCGCACATATTTACGGCCGGCGCACCGCGTCGGCGGAGGCGTTCACCACCTTTGCGCACTGGAGCGATGATCCGGCCGCGTTGAAACCCACGGCGGACCGCGCGTTTTGCGAGGGCATCAATCGCATCGTGTTTCACACCAGCACCGCGACGCGCCCGGAGGACGGAAAGCCGGGCTACGAGTACGGCGCGGGCACGCACTTCAACCCGAACATCACCTGGTGGGAGCAGGCCGGCGCCTTCGTCGAGTACCTCAGCCGCTGCCAACACCTGCTGCAGGCCGGCCATTTCGTCGCGGACGTCCTGTATTACAACGGCGACGCGGCGCCGAATCTGGTCCGACCCCGGCACACGCCGGCGGACCTGGGCCCAGGCTACGATTACGATGTGGCGAACACCGAGGTGCTCCTGACGCGCCTCGCCGTGCGCGACGGGCGGCTCGTCCTGCCGGATGGCATGACCTACCGGCTGTTGGTGCTGCCCGAGAGCGAAACGTTGCCAGTGGAAGTCGCACGTAAGCTGCGTGAACTGGTGCGGGCGGGCGCGACGGTGATCGGCCCGAAGCCGGTGCGGGCGCCGGGACTGCGGGATTTTCCGGCGTGCGATGCCGAAGTGCGCACGATCGCCGCGGAGCTCTGGGGCCCGGCCGATGGGCACGCGGTGACGGCCAACCCGGTCGGCGCCGGCCGCGTGTACTGGGGGCGGACGGCGCGCGAAGTCCTGGCGGCGGACGGCATTGGCCCGGCGCTGCGTTACGACGAGAGCGCGGGCTCGCTCGATCATGTGCAGCGCACGCTGCCTGACGCGGAGGTATTCTTCGTGGTGAACCGCAACGCGCGCGCGGACCGCGTGGCCGTGACCTTCCGGGTGGCGGGGCGAGTGCCGGAGCTTTGGGATCCGGTTACCGGTGAGATCCGCCCGCTCCCGGTGTTCAGCGTCGCCGGCAATGAGACGACGGTGCCGCTCGAGTTTGCCCCGCATCAATCCTGGTTCGTGGTGTTTCGCGCCCGGCCCTCCACGCCCGCATCCGCCGCGGCGGACGCCGCGGCCGGGAACTTCGCGGCCTGGCGGCCGCGGCAAACGCTCGATGGCGCGTGGCGGGTGCGCTTCGACCCGCGCTGGGGCGGGCCCGGCGAGGTGACGTTCCCGAGCCTGACCGACTGGATCCAGAGCCGGGACGAGGGCGTGCGCTATTACTCGGGCACGGCTACGTATCGAAAGACCTTCCGATGGGACGGTACGCGGGCTGCCGGCAGCCAGCTGTTCCTTGAGCTCGGGACCGTGAAGAATCTTGCGACCGTGCGCCTGAACGGTCGCGCGCTCGGAACGGTTTGGTGCGCGCCCTGGCGGGTGGACGTGACGACGGCGTTGCGATCCGGCGACAACGAACTGGAGATCGACATAACCAACCTCTGGCCCAACCGGCTGATCGGCGACAAGTACCTGCCGGCCGCCAAGCGACTGACGCGAACGAATATTCCCCTGGCGGATGCGGCGGCGCTGCTACCATCGGGGCTGCTCGGGCCGGTGACGCTGACGGAGGCGACAGTTGCGGAATGA